The DNA segment ATAGCCACATCGCTACCGGCAAAGTCCACCGTCTCGGTCAAAAACTGTTGAATACCGGCGGCGCTCCCAATCGGTTGATACGAAATCTGTACTTCTGGGTAGATCTTTTGGTACTCGCTAAACCATTTCAAGTACAGGAAGGATGGGAACGTAGCTCCGGCCCCATTGAGATAAACCGGCTGACTTGGTGTGGGCTCTACAGGTACCGATTGACAGGCAACGGCTCCCAGACCGGTCGCAAGTGTGAGATAGAGATACCGACGCCGACGCATACCCAACCCACCACGACAGACTTCGCTCTTGATAATACCCCAAAATACCAACGACAGAGGATTAAGGAACGGTTAATAGGCGTTATTTCGCTTCCTGCCAATTTCGGCCCGCGTGGATGTCCACTTCTAGGGGCACCGATAAAGGCATGGCTTGCGCCATAATGTCTCGGATTTGGGATTGGAGTTGGGGCCATTCATCTGGGGGCATTTCAAATACTAATTCGTCGTGGACTTGTAACAGTAAATGCGCTTGGTAATTTTTCAGCAATTCATGGATGCGAATCATGGCGATTTTGATAATATCGGCGCTGGAGCCTTGAATGGGAGCGTTGGCAGCGGCTCGCAATAGACCAGCATCGACAGCATTGATGCGTTTTTGCACCATTGCCCAGTCGCTTTCGGTGAGCGTTTTTCCCCGCAACTGTTGCAACAAGGGACTGGTAAATCGGAAGTAGCGCCGTCGTCCGGTAATGGTTTCTACATAGCCCTGGGTAATTGCTTGTTTTTCCGTATTGCGTAAGTAATCAAAGACAGCCGGATAGCGCTGGTTAAACCGTTCAATAAATTCTTTGGCTTCCGCAAAGGAAACGCCCGCTTCCCGCATAAAGCGCTGGGGTCCCATGCCATAAACGATGCCATAGTTAATGATTTTGGCCAGGCGCCGGTCTTCAGGGGTAATCTCGTCTTTTTCTAGGAGCAATTGCGCGGTCAAGCGGTGAATGTCCTCACCCCGTTGAAAGGCGGCAATCAACACTGGCTCCTGACTCAGATGGGCCAAGATACGCAATTCAATTTGGGAGTAGTCAGCGCTGACCAGCAGCCAACCCGGTTGGGGAATAAAGGCGCGGCGAATTTGACGGCCAATTTCTGTGCGCACCGGAATATTTTGCAGGTTGGGGTTTGACGACGATAACCGTCCTGTTGCTGTGATGGTTTGGTTGAAATCGGTGTGGACCCGGCCCGTATCCTGGCGACAGAGTTGGGCGAGCGCATCCACATAAGTGGATTTCAATTTCGCCAGCGTCCGGTGCTCCAGGATGCAATCAATCACTGGATGTTCATCGCGTAATTTTTCCAGCGTCGCCGCATCAGTGGCATAACCGGCCTGGGTTTTCTTCGCTTTTTTCTTGTTCAGTCCCAGGGTCTCGAACAAGAGCGTGCTTAGCTGTTTGGGAGAGTTCAAGTTAAATTCTTGACCCACCAGCTCATGCGCCCGTTTTTCAACCGCTTGTAATTGCCGGTCGAACTCCTGGGAAAGCTGTTGCAAAACCTGTAAATCCAGGGCAATCCCTTGATATTCCATCGCTGCGAGCACCGGTTCCAACGGCAATTCAATTTCTCGAAACACACGATACAAACTGGGAATTTGTTTTAGCTCGTGTTCAAGAATGGGCGCCAGTCGAAAGGTGAGATACACATCCATGCCGCAATAGTTGGCCACGGTACTGATGGGTAAATCGGCCATCGTCTGGTTTTTAGCCACCACATCTTGATAGGACTGGGCATATAAACCTAGATATTTGGCTCCCAAATCGGCGAGTTTGTGGTTGCCTTCGGGGTCGAGAACGTAGCTAGCCAGCAGTGTGTCGAACACCACCCCCCGCAATTCAATCCCCTGGACTCGCAAGACATTACGGTCAAATTTGGTATTTTGAAAAACCTTGGGATGGACTTCACTTTCGAGAATGGGTTTGAGATGGTGTAAAACCAAGGCTTTATCGAGCTGTTCCCCCTGATGATGCCCGACCGGAATATAGGCCACTTGGTTCTCCGCCCAGCAACAGCCAATCCCCACCAGTTCGGCATCACGGGGGTCTAGGGCGGTGGTTTCGGTGTCCCAGGCGACAGGCGTTTGGGTGCATTGGTGGAGCGTCTGGACCAAGTTTTTTAATTCGGTTTCACTCCGAATAATTTGCACCTCAAAGGGGGGCGTCCAGGGCTGGTGTTGGTGTTGAGCTGTTTCTTCCGCCGAAAAAAAGTCCAATTCTTCTTGTTGAGTGCCCCCCAGTTGCCGGTAGAGTTGGTCAATTTGCCG comes from the Gloeomargarita sp. SKYB120 genome and includes:
- the polA gene encoding DNA polymerase I — protein: MNAPRLLLVDGHSLAFRSYYAFAKGREGGLRTTTGIPTSVTYGFLKALLEVLNRQSFTHLAVAFDLGTPTFRHVADARYKEGRAETPDDFHPDVENLQRLLRALQIPVVMAPGYEADDVLGTLAKRAEQDGFEVKILSGDQDLFQLVNDRIHVLHLSQQNGPPIEYDPDRVVEKLGIQPAQVIDYKALCGDSSDNIPGVRGIGAKTAVSLLQKYRDLDDLYAHLDELPKAQQQKLIEGKDAAYHSRFMATIHQDVPLDITWEDCQLVGFDILEVMPLLEELEMQSFQRQIDQLYRQLGGTQQEELDFFSAEETAQHQHQPWTPPFEVQIIRSETELKNLVQTLHQCTQTPVAWDTETTALDPRDAELVGIGCCWAENQVAYIPVGHHQGEQLDKALVLHHLKPILESEVHPKVFQNTKFDRNVLRVQGIELRGVVFDTLLASYVLDPEGNHKLADLGAKYLGLYAQSYQDVVAKNQTMADLPISTVANYCGMDVYLTFRLAPILEHELKQIPSLYRVFREIELPLEPVLAAMEYQGIALDLQVLQQLSQEFDRQLQAVEKRAHELVGQEFNLNSPKQLSTLLFETLGLNKKKAKKTQAGYATDAATLEKLRDEHPVIDCILEHRTLAKLKSTYVDALAQLCRQDTGRVHTDFNQTITATGRLSSSNPNLQNIPVRTEIGRQIRRAFIPQPGWLLVSADYSQIELRILAHLSQEPVLIAAFQRGEDIHRLTAQLLLEKDEITPEDRRLAKIINYGIVYGMGPQRFMREAGVSFAEAKEFIERFNQRYPAVFDYLRNTEKQAITQGYVETITGRRRYFRFTSPLLQQLRGKTLTESDWAMVQKRINAVDAGLLRAAANAPIQGSSADIIKIAMIRIHELLKNYQAHLLLQVHDELVFEMPPDEWPQLQSQIRDIMAQAMPLSVPLEVDIHAGRNWQEAK